The region atattttatcattttccCTTCttagaaaaagaaaaattcTGGATGGTCGAATTTAATGCTACTCACAAAAAACTCAAGAGAAAACATCCAAGAATCAGTAGCCTTTGAGGAACTTGAAATGAagataaaagaaaatgGTAAAAGGAGGACAGTAGacacatttttattttttcattatatgacagaaataaaatgaatatatatatatatatatatatatatatatatatatatatatattttattttttctcCTTTTAGAAACActacataaaaatattgaagaATTACATCAAGAAAAAAGttatttaaaaaaggaGCTTGAAttgttaaaaaaagatcatacagaaaaaataaacgtatgacacaaatatatatatatatatatatatatatttatttatttatttatttatttattcattatGTGATTtacttatttttatttgttcatttttatcTCAGGAAAAAGAATTAACCATTGGAACACTCAACGACCTAGTAAATTCCTCCCGTcaaaaacaaataaaagCAGACGAACAATGTGAAgagataaaaaaattaatagaagaaaataaaaaagaacattctcaacaaattaaaaagaaagatgaatctttaaattatatgaaaaatatcTGTACAATGTTACACAATAAATGTTATCCAAAATATATGATTGATTTTAATCATATACCATTCTATCAACCATATGACACAAAGGGTTCATATATACAAGTAAAATGAAAACAtacacacacatatatatatatatatatatatatatatacatacatacatatatatatgtatatatacacatattGATGTTTCCTTTCCTCTTGGCAGAAAGAAATTCTTCATAATGAAGAAAGGTTAggaaattatttattttctctTATTCAAAATGTTACGATGTATTTAAAAGTGTGTAAggaattatttttatttcaaaaaaataactTGGATAgtatgtataataaaatgaaaaaggaaaaattAGATGACCAGGATAAATACACCAAAATGATCGACCTAAAAAATATTTGCGATCAGGTATGACATAATTATGTTAAcaaatgtatatatattatattatattttttttttttttttttttttttataaagCAAGCTATAATTTTGGAAGAAATAATTGATACAGCTGAAAAgtttaaaatttattatacaGAAAAGGAAGACAAGCAATTAATCGAggtatattttttaaatatatatatatatatatatatatatatatatatacacatatatttatttatatttatattttccatTTAGACCATTTTACTTAgaattaaagaaaaaatgagAGAATTTTTTGTTAAGGTTAATGTCTATCTATGTATTGAAGAATATATGTTTCCATCTTATATAAAGAACAAAGcgttttttttaaaaaaagttatACAACAATTGAGGTTATTAAAAGAACTAATcatgaaaataataaatataataacattgATGATATGGATATGCccatataataatgaaagaattattttagaaaatttaagaaaaagaaatattgtaaaagatgaaaaaaataatataataaattctatgggaaaaagaaatgatGAAGAGAAATATACAAACATATCAAGTTttaatatgatatatatgacaaatatatctaatgatgataaattatttatatataataaacaagatgaaaataattctttatataataataatctttctattaatgaaaagaaaataccatttattaattttcttcaagaaaaagaaaaaactATTTTCTCACAATTCAAtgattttaaaaattatcaaacaaaaaataatcatataattcttttcatattaaaaaaaattcaaagAATATTACAACACATTCCACaatcttttaaatttttaaaatctTATATATCATATCGATTATGtgaaataaaaagatttggtaatttctatataaataattctCAATTAATTACAAATTTATTAGATAAAACAAAtgaatttattaaatatatagagaattttaattatatttttattcataatattatgtatacaaaattatcatatagtaattatcataacccatacttatataaacaacatataaaatatattaataatataaatcaaaCATTCAATAAAGCAAACGTACAGACATATGAcaaattacaaaaaaacTTAAAAGACCTTCAAATTTTTAAGAAAGATAATATACAATTGAATATGAAATTGTTAAAGAgtaaaaaggaaaataaaaaactCAAAACAGTAAATCAGGAGGTAATCAATAATTTTTAcaatacataaatatataaatatataaatatatatatatatatatatatttatatattttatttttttgaagaCCTTAAACAATTATAGGAACATACTTTTAAAAAACCAAGAATTGTCTCTCAACAAtcaatatttaataaatacaatAAATTACAAACGAGAAGATATTCAAGATTcaaatgatgataataatattcataattatGCAGAGAAAATATACAACTTCATTTCAGATACAAACGAAGGaaagaaaaattttaatataaaagaaaaacagTTAATAGAAGCATATATCTCTTCttgtataaaaataaataatttaaatttggaaatcaaaaataataaacatgTAAGCAAACATTATTTcaaaaatgtatatatatatatatatatatatatcacaatttttatcatttaatataatataaaatatttaaaaaaatacatttcttttattttatttttattttatttttattttatttttattttatttttattttattttttttgtacCTTAGATTTTAGAAGAGTTACAAAACTTGTTCAacataaaagaaaatgaaataaaaaacttGAACACACAAATAGACACATATAAggtaatatatatttttttaatatgtgccatataaatattatatctcaatatatttttttttcttttctatttatttaactttttttatatagGAAGAAGAAGTTAATATTcacaaaaaatatgaagaacaggtataaaaaaaaaaaaaaaaaaaaaaaatctttcacaaattaataaaataaaacaaaacaaacattattataatataataccATATAAGTATTAAATCTTTATTAATGTATCCTTCCATTCTTCCTTTTTATAGATGAACACATTACACGATTTAATTCTAAGCTTAGAAAAGCAAATAACCAAAATCAGCTCAGAAAAAAATGTGAACAAATTCTTTATTATGTGCTCCATATGTtctaataaaaataatataggTAGCAAATATAACTTAAcagataatattaatatatatatatatatatatatatgtttgtGTGTGtgttaatttttatttttaatttttctagGGGCCATTTTAAAAAACAGGAAATGCATAAAGTGTAATTccttcattatttttatgaatgaataataaaaaaaaaaaaattattataattgtAGTATTACATTTATTGTTTGGGCCAATAATCCTTATATGTTAGTTGAATTCTTTTGCCTCTTTTATTAACAAAATTAGCATCAATATAATCATCTGGTAAAGGAGTTTCCATTGGTAAAGGAGTTTCCATtatctaaaaaaaaaaacacaaataaataaataaataaataaatatatatatatatatatatatatatatgtagcaattttttttttttttttttcaccTTTCCAGGTTCGTAAGTCCATACTACTTCAGTTTCGTCTAAATTATATTCCTCAGAAAAAATTACATTTCCATCATCCGGTAATAAATACTAAAATgaatatgtatatattatatatatatatattaattgattataataaattaaatttagTGTCACATTCATATAGATATTATATCTAAagtttattattattttaataatatatatatatatatttatttatttttttatttttttatttttttatttttttttttttgtgcTGTACCAATaaatcttttaattttatcGAATTATAAGGCTCCTTATATGTCAACTTCGAAACATCAATTTGAAAAGGCCCTGGTATATTATTTCCAAGGACcttacattttatataattcatagCTAGCTGAACGTGGTATCCATTTATATAAGCAGGACACCCGATCAATCCTATTATACTACATGGAACGTTTATTTCCGttatttcattttctaCTACTCTTGCAaactttaaaaaataaatatgtttctcaactaaaaaaaaataaaataaaaataataccacatataaaatataattatacatatatatatatatatatatataattatatattttttttttttttttttattacttgGATCAGCTTCCACATGAGACACTACACAATTTACTACCTTCCCATTAATATGTACACGAAACAACCTTGCCGAAAATACTATAATTCGGAgaagaaattaaaataaatatatattaaatataaacagttgtaaatataatatatatatatatatatatattgtttagtcattttttttttttatcatttcacacatatatattaatttacACAATTTTATTACGTAATGACAAATGACCGTCTTCTTCTTCAAATGCATACTCGTCAATTAATTTATGAGATATACATATTCGTTCCTCAATTCCATATTTCCATATAATTGCAGGGATATACCCATTTGCCTGtattaattcttttttcttaaatttCTCCCAACATTTTGCCTCGATATCTACATCTGTATTAACCTTTCTATtgttattaaaataatttatcatctctctttttaaataatcccattgtttatatttcaaatgtaatttataattcaaattatatctttttatatcataaaGAAAATAACTCGTCTTTCTACTAACCAACTTAttaaaaaacattttttttttttttttgcaaaacttatttattttatctcATCTTGTGTGAAAGTTATTTGTATGTTGGTGTTATTCGTTTCttagaaatataaattaaaaaaaaaaaaaaaaaaaaaaaaaaaaaaaaatgtaaaataataatatattttttttattatttcttatattatatatatattaaccACGATATGGTAAATATCAAAGCAAATGAATAAGCATATGCATTATTctataaattatatatttttttttattaaaacatttaattataatattaattatatcaaaaatatatatatatatatatatatatttatatattcatttatttatttattcatttaagagaaaattatttctcccctatgaattttttttttttttttttttttgttaaaatatttacacCTTAACTATCATACacacaaataaataatataatatatatataatatatatatatgtgtataatTAGATTGCTCCCTCAAAACTGTACTAGCCATTTGTacctttttatttatttttttctttttttgcatatgataaatataaaatggtatatatttattacaattttttctagtttttctaatttgtagggaaaaattaaataattataatgttCCAAGGATTATGGTACctgaaaagaaaataatttacaaATAGCATGAATTAAAGtattcacatatatatatatatatatatacatatttttttttttgtgcttattattttccttttttacCGCTCATTTCGTAAAGTCCATCATTGAAGGAGCTCTCTTCGTACGCATATTTTTTGTTCCTGCTCAAAGGATAAGTCTTCAAATTTAGGGGCTACAAAAtttaacaaatatataaatatataaataaataaatatatatatatatatatatttatatgtatgtatgtgTGTTTATGCCTATACACATATACccattatatattttttattttttactcACTGCTTGAAAAATACGACTATACATCCTTATTATCTCTTTTCTTAAAATAGCCTTTTCTCTACAACAAGATACTACCAATTTGAATACTGCAGTTGATGGGTTTTCACACATAGCCTAAAATatacagaaaaaaaagtaaaaccatgaaattaaaaatatatatatatatatatatatatatatatatatatatatatgtgtgtgtgtgtGCACATAATTGCTAACCCCTTTAgttatttaaaaatttattattctttgTCAACTTACATTCATCTTCTTGAAGGCATCACAACTTAAGGCTATACCATTCGCATGTGATACAAAGTAACAAGGGAATTTTTCaacaatataattattttctattttttttatttcattcgaagaatatataaacaacTTCATGTAATAGGTATCTTTCATATTAACCCtctttatatatgaatCGGACAGAAATACagttattatatttaattgtattataaaataatcTTCCTTCCTTGTTTCTGTCCCTTTCGATTTGGTTGTTAAAAGGTTATATCCTTTTTCTCTAAACTGTTCAGGGTTTTTCATATGTTCATTCGTCTCACTGTGTACATCCTTCTCATCATATTCATCCATctcatcatttttatttatttcctttttcttttcattcATTTTCAATTTAGCCTCTTCCCCCCTctgtaatttttttaaaatattagaaaaattatttaaaataaaattattattaagGTTAACTTTTCGTTTGGTTCGTTTTACGTGTCTTATTTTTTCAGTATTGAAACTATCACTtgtgtttatattttctacACTTTTTAAAGAAACTAATTGTTCTgttaaattatttttaaattcagttttcttattttttattttttcctttatatattcctcatcctttttttctaccctctttttattttcacACTTTTCAACATGTTCGtttgataaaataaattgtTCTTGAGAACGCATAAAATTTGTTGCAcgttttttatttttttcaacaGGATATATTTCTGAGAACAATATGGACTTactctttttttttttttcaaatttaaccatacaattattatttttttttttaacaaaaTTAAATTCAGATGAACTGTTTTCTTCTGTTATCCTATCATTAAAAATGTTAACGtttatttttctatttaatttttttggttgttctgtttttttttttttttcatgtacattaatattttcataatcATGTTTTTCACTTATAATAAATTCGCTActtttcaaatattttttggtCAGAAAAAATTCTAATGTATTTCTAGAacaatttatattttttaaatcaacatattcttcatttattttctttttttctatttcttTTATGTTTGAAGTGCAAGAACATTTcttataaatttttttttctatacTATTTAACAACACACTATAATCTTTATCTGAATAGTCagatttatttatatttttacatatatctttttctttattatttatattaacaggaaatatattttgttccTCTTCCTTGAGTGATTCTATAATACTTTTTTCATTCTCACTATGAATTAATATActcttttttatattattcataaatattaatgaatTTTTGCCCATATCAAAGGTCtcactattattattattattttcacCTTTTTTGTGaatttcaatttttttttgttcattttcaccttcttcatttttatcaattCCTTCCATTTTTAATACCTTTTCATAAGACAAATGGTCactttttcttttctcATCAACattcattatattattattattttttttatgatcTAACATACacttttgtttttcttcttctatTAAACGTTCAGAATTACCCTCATGATGCAAATCAAATGTCTCCTTTTCGATTGTATCATTTTCATTCAAACAATCATTATTAGGTCCCTTCAtttcatcatatttaaCATTATGATAgtcattattttttatttcacATTTGAAAAAATTCTCTTCACTTCCTTTTTTATCATGAATTTTTATGCTTTctaaatttatattattaaacaTAACACTCGGTTTTTTAGACATACCATTATCCTTATATGTATTATCTAcaaataaaacattttttataatagCCCTTTTATTATCATGTTCTATATTACTCATACCATTTTGAATACTATCCACCTTATAATCATTAACATGTGTTGACTTGTTTATTcctatatttttatttatattcttatgtatattatacTTTTTCATATTTGCATTAGCTTCctttttattcatatgtattttattagATATCATATATTTCGTCGCAACCAACTTATTCCTTTTACACAcattatttgttttatcCTTCATATTAATCAAACTAATCATAGAAGTCTTCTTAATACAACTATTTTTTAATAGAtgagaaaaataaatcttatttttatactttatcaaattatctttttttatagtCATTTTCTCTTTTGAGACCATAATATTGTTCTTCTTcaaaaatgtttttatacCCTTCATAGTAAGTGCCTTAtctttataaatattactTAAAGGTATTTTATTGTCACAATTggtttttttatatatacatttgTTTATAAGAGGATTATTTTTTCTGTTGACTTCTTCATTTGTCTTCACATTTAATATGTTCATGGTCTTGATAGGGAGTAgtacattttttttttttttttcttcttcttcttcttcatcgtttttatatatatggtcctttttatcatctctgaaatttaataaatatttattatgcatatattctttaatGTGAATcctattattttttccatCCATATTAGGAAAAGGTATATAACAACTACTAACAATAGgatatctatatttttcatcatcatcactaataatattatttttttcagtcatctttttattttctttgaaacatatatttttattttcctttttatacatattgCATACATCATATATCTTTTCAATTCTTGAAAAAAGTGTTTTCTCTTTTTCTATTgctttttttaaattcacAGAATTATTTAAACGACCAATTAATTCAACCTTATAATTTAActtaaattttttatcCTCTTTTtgatttcttttttttgttttctcTTCCATATGTTGTAAAATTAGCATAGTTAAGGGTACCTTTGATGGAATATCGTCTATGTTAATTATTTGCATATTatcctttttatattttatacgATTATCCacttttttaattttgcaggaatattttttttttttttttttttcaacaGATGATATATAAGAAGCATAATTTGTgtttcttttattttcttccaagaaatttaaaatttccatattatccacatttatatcttggtttctttttatttcttcCTTTATCGAATTATGTgataaatatgtaaatttGTTTGTATCCTTATCCATCTCATTTgattcattttttatatgttctCTATATAATTGTAATGCTTCCATATTTTGGGTCAAatcatcattttctttaGTATCTCTAATAAAATCCCCTTCagttataatattatcatacGCTATGATGTTCCCTTCctctttattataataacaataatcATGTGAcatgttattatattccacaaaattattataattattgtAATAATTACTATATCGTTCTCTTTTTTCATTACACGATTGAGACGAATAATTATCTATATACAatgaatttttatattcacatatattattcattttataatcatcactatattttatgttGTCACTACTATAacttttattaataatatctttttttattatatcttcTTCTGACTCATTCATtatttcaatattatttttttttactattAAATCTTCTTTACTACTAATTTTATCcttatataaatttgtATTGTCAATAGATGACTCAAATAGTGTTAGAAATTTCTCTCTTATATTTTCACattcttctttattattaatacaaatttcatccatattatataagaaCTCCTTACTATCCTTCGATTTATTTGGTTCTTTTTCTAACACGTGCAAACTAGATACATTATTTTGTACcttgatattttttttatcattatatatcCTATCAATTTTCTTATTTCTTATTTCACTCTTATTAATCGTCGACatttcatttcttttttctctttctaatttttttaaatatgatGTATCATTATGTACTTTCATTTGAATTTTTTCTAGtctttcattttttaaattattctCTACTATTATATCGTATATGTTTTCCTTAGATCTTTTCGTTACACATAAATttatttccattttttCCACCTTTAAACTTTCTATGCAttcttttccttttctcttttttttatttcttttccACAATTTTTCCCTTTTTTTAGCCTTCTTACTTAAGCTTTTTTCTTTCCTATGGAGTCccatattatatgataaaaaacTTTTATGAAACATCATCTTTTCTCTTTTATCgtatttcttctttttttctcttAATTTGTCTATATTATTTAGATTGTTTctatctttattattaatactATTATAATCTCTTACatcattcatataatatttatatttttttttattcttatttcTAGACATTCTTTTCAATTTAATTTCCTTCTCTTTAATTAAATTGCAATTCTATAAAGGCATcaaaacatatatatatatatatatatatatatatatataatataactcatatgaatatttaattatggcacacatatatgtattgAAATGTTTCACATTTCAgacatttaaaaaatatatatatatatatatatatatatatatccttCAACATTGTATTGacatattttcataaaattcttacctttttatttgtataaaGTTGTACAAAATTTCCAGGAgttataaaatattcacCTTTGAgctttttataatatgcaataaattcattaataaatttattcTTATCATATTCATTAAAATATGGATTCTCATTATCAAAGGAAATAATGTTTACATCACATTCTGAATTACCAAAATTGTTAATATAGTTTTTGTCATTATAATTTTGCTCCACATTAAATTGTGATAATTTATAATCTTCTTCCTTAAAATTTGTTTCTAAATTAActttgttcatattatcatatgtTCTTCCTATTAGTTCACATTTGTTaacattttcatttttacTTTCATCTGTATCTTCTTCTAATTTGGTTTCTGTACATATGCCATTCCAATATATATCAATCAgattatctatatatttttccgATTTATTACATACCTAAAaatacacacatatatatatatatatttatacaaatGAACAAATATAGGCACACACAAATGTATAACACATATGCTTATATAAAACCAATTTTtaagaacaaaaaaatatatcttagaaaaaaaaaaaaaaaaaaaaaaaaacctTTGTATGTTTATCTTCTGAAATACCTATAGAaaaaacattaaaaaatatatatgcatataaCACATTGAAAAATcacatttaataaatatgcatatattgtatttttaaatatacgTCTAAAGttttcaaataaaaatggGGAATAATCActaaaaaaagaataaagaaagtatacatataatatattcaaaattaaaagcaattatataattttataaacaCATTTAAAGAAGAGCGAACAGAAATTACTCCAATCGTTCAattatcaatatttatattatgtccatttattctttttcttAGTGTATGTTGTTTTAAAGCAAACCTCATGATTCACAAATGTAAAAGTGAGAAATacaatttatataaattaacattcttaaaaatgtcaaaaaaagaaaaatgataaaaaaaacaataaaattatatatatatatatatatatatttatttatttatacatacatccttaacatatataaaatattaaaaagaatataacaataatattaattatataaaacgACTAgcgaaaaaaaaaaaaaaaaaaaaaaaaaatattatgaacgttcagaaaatatgaacaaCCATAGCtatttttaagaatattataaaaaaaagaaaaagaaaagaattttaaaaaaatttgtatTATAAATAACTTATAAGCATAATATAGTATAAGAACCAAGGTATACTTTTGtctattatattttaagtTTCCTACATACgtgtattttttttttttttttttttttttttaaaacaaaatgtTAACAAAACATTAATCATTTGGTTATTTAACAAACAAGttagatataatatacaaaaaaacataacaaattaaataaataaaacaaacaagataaaaaatatatatattttaattaaataatgcATTTGCATTTTGAGcttaaaaaatattaattatggaataaattattacattaaaatatatatatatatatatatatatatatatatatatgtttatatgtGTGCCCTTTCTTTATGTTTTTATCTGATACAATATACTTAATATTTTTGGTATGACACTTTTAAAAGGTTCTGACATAAGAATACAATTTAATATAGTATGAACTCTTGCTATAcaaagaataataatatatatcatttttgCATAAGCTATGCAGGTTAAATAATTTGATAACATTCTCCCCACATAATATAGCAATCTTACGctgttttttatttctcTATATAAATCTAGCATTAAATGCTCATCCTTCTTATATATCACatcataaaatatagaCAGAAGATATCTTaactttttaataaaatgtatacaACTAAAAAAGAATTTCAATTTATGATATGCGTAATAATTACGgttcatatatttttttaaaaacatatattcgttaaataaattagtaaaaatattttgaaaagAAGCATTACAATTATCAATAGCATATTTTATGTCAATAAACCTTGAAGCAAAGAATATTCCAAATTCTTTATTAACAACATATGGcattaattcttttttgtttttaaaactattaatatatgttacttggtttttatattcttgATTAATTGGattttctaatatattattttcaacCACAGAACTATAATTTTCTGTGTTCTTTTTATCTAACGCATCTGTTGTATATTGTATTCTGAATATTTCATTACATATGTTGTGAATTTTAGATACATCCTCAATTGAGTTgttcttattatttaaaataatatgatttGTATTGGATTCCTTATCATTACTATTCTTCTTGTTACAAATGctatatttacatttttctttttcatttttattaaaatcaTGATTATTAgtactattattattattactcATTTCGGtgttaataattttatcattttgtaATCCTTTGTTAATTAGTAtagtatttttttttttatgttttattgTTTTCCTTTTACTACATAATGTAATTTTCTTAactttttcattatattttttacgaccacataattttgttaatttatatttcatttttttaatatcacttttgttgttttttatatttatttttgtttttgtttttgtttttgtttttgtttttgtttttattattaattcaCCTTCTTGAATACAAAAAGATCTTTTGAACTTATTCATAAAAAGTTTCCTTCCTAAGAAACGTTTTCTGATATTATATAGTGGAAACTTTTTTCTTGATATCTTTCCattatttatcatattttttttttttcataaataataaaatcttcattttaaaaaatatatagagttatatatatatatatatatatatataactaaaataattaatatttaaaaaaaaaaattttaatactttattatttaaacagtattctttttttttttttttttttttttttttaattcagatgaataaaaatagaaagcggttcctttaaaaaaaaaaaaaaaaatagaataaattgttataaaatatatggatatattttta is a window of Plasmodium gaboni strain SY75 chromosome 4, whole genome shotgun sequence DNA encoding:
- a CDS encoding hypothetical protein (conserved Plasmodium protein, unknown function); amino-acid sequence: MSDYSPFLFENFRRISEDKHTKVCNKSEKYIDNLIDIYWNGICTETKLEEDTDESKNENVNKCELIGRTYDNMNKVNLETNFKEEDYKLSQFNVEQNYNDKNYINNFGNSECDVNIISFDNENPYFNEYDKNKFINEFIAYYKKLKGEYFITPGNFVQLYTNKKNCNLIKEKEIKLKRMSRNKNKKKYKYYMNDVRDYNSINNKDRNNLNNIDKLREKKKKYDKREKMMFHKSFLSYNMGLHRKEKSLSKKAKKREKLWKRNKKKRKGKECIESLKVEKMEINLCVTKRSKENIYDIIVENNLKNERLEKIQMKVHNDTSYLKKLEREKRNEMSTINKSEIRNKKIDRIYNDKKNIKVQNNVSSLHVLEKEPNKSKDSKEFLYNMDEICINNKEECENIREKFLTLFESSIDNTNLYKDKISSKEDLIVKKNNIEIMNESEEDIIKKDIINKSYSSDNIKYSDDYKMNNICEYKNSLYIDNYSSQSCNEKRERYSNYYNNYNNFVEYNNMSHDYCYYNKEEGNIIAYDNIITEGDFIRDTKENDDLTQNMEALQLYREHIKNESNEMDKDTNKFTYLSHNSIKEEIKRNQDINVDNMEILNFLEENKRNTNYASYISSVEKKKKKKYSCKIKKVDNRIKYKKDNMQIINIDDIPSKVPLTMLILQHMEEKTKKRNQKEDKKFKLNYKVELIGRLNNSVNLKKAIEKEKTLFSRIEKIYDVCNMYKKENKNICFKENKKMTEKNNIISDDDEKYRYPIVSSCYIPFPNMDGKNNRIHIKEYMHNKYLLNFRDDKKDHIYKNDEEEEEEKKKKNVLLPIKTMNILNVKTNEEVNRKNNPLINKCIYKKTNCDNKIPLSNIYKDKALTMKGIKTFLKKNNIMVSKEKMTIKKDNLIKYKNKIYFSHLLKNSCIKKTSMISLINMKDKTNNVCKRNKLVATKYMISNKIHMNKKEANANMKKYNIHKNINKNIGINKSTHVNDYKVDSIQNGMSNIEHDNKRAIIKNVLFVDNTYKDNGMSKKPSVMFNNINLESIKIHDKKGSEENFFKCEIKNNDYHNVKYDEMKGPNNDCLNENDTIEKETFDLHHEGNSERLIEEEKQKCMLDHKKNNNNIMNVDEKRKSDHLSYEKVLKMEGIDKNEEGENEQKKIEIHKKGENNNNNSETFDMGKNSLIFMNNIKKSILIHSENEKSIIESLKEEEQNIFPVNINNKEKDICKNINKSDYSDKDYSVLLNSIEKKIYKKCSCTSNIKEIEKKKINEEYVDLKNINCSRNTLEFFLTKKYLKSSEFIISEKHDYENINVHEKKKKTEQPKKLNRKINVNIFNDRITEENSSSEFNFVKKKNNNCMVKFEKKKKSKSILFSEIYPVEKNKKRATNFMRSQEQFILSNEHVEKCENKKRVEKKDEEYIKEKIKNKKTEFKNNLTEQLVSLKSVENINTSDSFNTEKIRHVKRTKRKVNLNNNFILNNFSNILKKLQRGEEAKLKMNEKKKEINKNDEMDEYDEKDVHSETNEHMKNPEQFREKGYNLLTTKSKGTETRKEDYFIIQLNIITVFLSDSYIKRVNMKDTYYMKLFIYSSNEIKKIENNYIVEKFPCYFVSHANGIALSCDAFKKMNAMCENPSTAVFKLVVSCCREKAILRKEIIRMYSRIFQAPLNLKTYPLSRNKKYAYEESSFNDGLYEMSGTIILGTL
- a CDS encoding hypothetical protein (conserved Plasmodium protein, unknown function), which translates into the protein MINNGKISRKKFPLYNIRKRFLGRKLFMNKFKRSFCIQEGELIIKTKTKTKTKTKTKINIKNNKSDIKKMKYKLTKLCGRKKYNEKVKKITLCSKRKTIKHKKKNTILINKGLQNDKIINTEMSNNNNSTNNHDFNKNEKEKCKYSICNKKNSNDKESNTNHIILNNKNNSIEDVSKIHNICNEIFRIQYTTDALDKKNTENYSSVVENNILENPINQEYKNQVTYINSFKNKKELMPYVVNKEFGIFFASRFIDIKYAIDNCNASFQNIFTNLFNEYMFLKKYMNRNYYAYHKLKFFFSCIHFIKKLRYLLSIFYDVIYKKDEHLMLDLYREIKNSVRLLYYVGRMLSNYLTCIAYAKMIYIIILCIARVHTILNCILMSEPFKSVIPKILSILYQIKT